The DNA sequence CGCCAATGAGCGGGCTTTTTTTCGTCCAGATTTTACCTAAACAGTAAACCCGGGCGTAAAAAGCAGTCAGGAACGGCTGCGCAGTACCTGATTTCATTTCACGTGCAGAGTCCTCCCGGAAACGATGTTTCCGGGCTATCAGGCACTGCGCATACATCAAGGAGCAATTAATGAGTACATTACTCAACCCTTACTTCGGCGAATTCGGCGGAACCTATGTACCAGAGGTCCTTATTCCGGCCCTACGCCAGCTGGAAGAAGCCTTTGTCAGCGCACGCAAAGATCCGACGTTTCAGGCTGAACTAACCCAGCTGCTGAAAAACTATGCCGGTCGCCCAACGGCGCTGACAAAATGCCGCAACCTCACGCAAGGAACCCGCACCACCCTGTACCTCAAACGTGAGGATTTGCTGCACGGCGGCGCGCACAAGACTAACCAGGTGCTCGGCCAGGCGCTACTGGCTAAGCGCATGGGGAAAAGCGAAATTATTGCCGAAACTGGCGCAGGCCAGCACGGCGTGGCGTCAGCGCTGGCCAGTGCGCTACTGGGTCTGAAATGCCGTATCTATATGGGGGCCAAAGATATCGAACGTCAGTCGCCAAACGTCTTTCGGATGCGTCTGATGGGAGCAGAAGTCATCCCCGTTCATAGCGGTTCCTCGACGCTGAAAGATGCCTCAAACGAGGCGCTGCGCGACTGGTCCGGCAGCTATGAAACGTCCCACTTTATGCTGGGTACCGCCGCCGGACCGCATCCGTTTCCAACTATCGTGCGAGAATTCCAGCGCATCATCGGTGAGGAAACCAGGGCGCAGATACAGGAACAAGAGGGGCGGATGCCGGACGCGGTTATCGCCTGCGTCGGCGGCGGCTCTAACGCCATCGGCATGTTTGCTGACTTTATCGATATCCCGGAAGTGGGACTGATTGGCGTCGAGCCTGCGGGCCACGGTATTGAGACCGGCGAGCATGGCGCACCGCTAAAGCACGGACGAACCGGCATCTATTTCGGGATGAAAACGCCTCTGATGCAAACCGATGACGGACAAATTAAAGAGTCCTGTTCTATTTCCGCGGGTCTCGATTTCCCGGCCGTCGGGCCACAGCATGCGTATCTGAACAGCATTGGTCGCGCAGACTATGTTTCGGCAACCGACGAAGAAGCGCTGGCAGCCTTTAAAACGCTGAGCCGCGCCGAAGGAATTATTCCGGCACTTGAGTCCTCCCACGCCCTCGCGCACGCCTTGAGAATGATGCGTGAAAACCCGGAGAAAGAGCAGCTTCTGGTGGTGAATCTTTCCGGCCGCGGCGACAAAGACATTTTTACCGTACACGACATTCTGCAAGCGCGAGGAGAAATCTAATGGAACGCTATACCGAGTTATTTTCTCAGCTGAAAAACCGTGGAGAAGGCGCCTTCGTTCCCTTCGTGATGCTCGGCGATCCGCATCCGGAGCTCTCTTTGCAGATAATTGACGCGCTGATTGCTGGCGGAGCCGATGCGCTGGAGCTGGGGATCCCGTTTTCCGATCCGCTGGCTGATGGCCCGACGATACAAAATTCCACTCTCCGCGCTTTTTCCTCCGGCGTCACCCCAGACCGCTGCTTTGACATGCTGGCAGCTATCCGCGAGAAGTATCCGACTATCCCAATTGGCCTGCTGATGTACGCCAACCTGGTATACAACCGGGGAATCGATACGTTTTATGCCGATTGCGCCCGCGTCGGAGTCGATTCGTTGCTGGTGGCAGACGTCCCGTTCCAGGAATCTGCCCCGTTCCGCGAAGCGGCGATGCGTCACCATATTGCGCCAATTTTTATCTGTCCGCCGAACGCTGACGATGCGCTACTGCGGCAAATTGCCGCTCATGGCCGCGGTTATACCTACCTGCTATCGCGCGCGGGAGTAACCGGAGCGGAAAACCGCGGCGCGCTGCCGCTGCATCATCTGGTCGCAAAGCTCAATGAGTATCAGGCGCCACCGGCGCTACAGGGCTTTGGTATTTCTACCGTGCAACAGGTTGAGGATGCCCTGAAAGCGGGAGCCATCGGGGTAATATGCGGTTCAGCCGTTGTGAAAATTATCGAGCAGCACGTTAACGATCCGCAAGTCATGCTGGAGCAGCTGAAAGCCTTCGCCCAGCGCCTGAAAGCAGCAACACTCAGGCCCGTATAGCGTGAAGTGAAAACAGGATAATGCCGGTAATGGTTAGCATCAATTGCCGGCAATATCGCCTACCCGCCTGGATAGATGCCTGGAATAGCGCAGAAACTGCTGGAGATCCGCCGGTGAGATACAGACCGTGGCGGTATTTATCAACGGATGAAAGCCTAATAACTTCTGTTCGTCCACCGAGATATCTAACAGTACCTGTATTTTCTGCTCGGTATCGTTTAACAGCGCGAAGGGCGTCACTTCGCCTGGCTGCAGACTCATCAGCAGCTTCAGCTCGCCAGCCGTGGCCAGCGAAAGTCGGCTTTCGCCAATTTCGCTGGCCAATGCTTTTAAATCAGCTCTTTTCTCGCCGTCAAGGATATAAAGATAGAAATGACGTCCGCTGCTGTTCTTTAAAAGCATATTTTTGAGCAATTGCGCGGGCAGACTGACTGCATGGTGCGCTTTGTCACGAACGCTATGCATGGCCGGATGTTCAATGTAGCGATAATCAATATCGAGTTCATTGAATAAATTAAAGAGTTCCTGTTGATTCACAACATGCTTTTCCATACCGGCGTTCACTGAAATCCTGGCATATTAGTAACGATATACGGCTTCGATATTATAACCATCAGGATCAAGAACATAGGCAGCATAGTAGCCGTCACCATATTGGGGCCGCAGTCCGGGCAAACCGTTGTCACGTCCTCCGGACTGCAGAGCCGCCTGATGAAATGCCTCGACCTCCGCTTGTGAACGCGCGCGAAAGGCGATGTGGGTGCGTGGTACATAGGGTATGCCGGCGGTGATCCAGAACGTTTCTGCCGCCAGCTCCAGCCCGGTCTTACTCAGGTTGCCGAATCCTAATCGCTCCCCCGGTGGCGACTTACTGGCTCCGATTCCCAACGCAGCGAGCGTGGCGACATAGAAAATCTGACTGCGTTCAAAATCAGTGACTGTAATACCGGTATGATCGAACATACATTTCTCCCTGAAAAATGACGCATATATCCCTGCACGACAAAGTACCGGAACGGATTACTCACGCTTATGATGATACCCGTTTAGTCGCCTGCGGACTGTGACGCTACGGACATCTTAACCCGTCTTTTCGCCCTATCAAGGCTTGCTGGTCTGAAGTAAATACTGCAAAATCGAGCGAATACCGCAGTCTGAAAACATCATTCGAGCATTATTGAGCAAGTGAATGATAGCCACTCCCCGGTATGGGCGTGGTGCCTGCCGGGTACAGGGAAATCTTACAATCTTAAGAAAAGGGAGAATCATGCACGAACCCGCATCAGACGCCAGCCAACCGTTAGCCACGCGCATCGCTTTTTTTATTTCCGGATTCGCGACCGCCACCTGGGCCGTGCTGGTCCCCTTCGCTAAAAACAACACCGCGGTTAACGATGCCATGCTGGGAACCCTGCTGCTGTGCCTGGGAATGGGCGCGCTTATCGCCATGCCGCTTACCGGCATACTCACCAGCCGCTATGGCTGCCGTCGGGTAATCGTCTCATCGGTGGCGATTGTCATCATTTCCCTGCCACTGCTGGCCAGCATCAACGATGCGTGGCTGCTCAGCATCGCTCTGCTGATATTTGGCGTAGGTATCGGCGTAACGGACTGCGCGATGAATATTCAGGCTATCATCGTCGAACGCCAGGCAAGCAGGCCTTTAATGTCCGGGTTCCACGGTATGTATAGCGTGGGCGGCATCGCTGGCGCCGGGGTGATGACCCTCTTTCTTACCTTTGGGCTAAGCGCTTTTATCGCAACGCTGCTGGTCGTACTGATAGTGGCAGGACTCATGCTTATCAGCATTAAGGGGCTGCTGCCCTGGGCCAATCCATCCAGCGGACCCGCTCTGGCAATGCCTCGGGGTATTGTGCTGCTGATCGGTATTATCTGCTTTGCGGTATTTCTGGCCGAAGGAACGGTTCTTGACTGGAGCGCCGTCTTTTTAACCGAAGTTCGCGAGATGCCAGAGAATTTGGGTGGGCTCGGATTCGCCTTTTTTGCCGTAGCGATGACCGCGGTTCGGCTAAGCGGCGATCGTATGATGACGCGAATGGGCTTTATTCCGGTGGTTTTTGGCGGCGCTCTTCTGGCCGCGGTCGGTTTTTGTCTGGTGATCTTTATCACGGCCTGGCCGCTATCCCTGTTTGGCTATGCCCTGGTCGGCGCGGGCTGCGCCAATATAGTACCGGCGATGTTCTCCGCCGTCGGGCGCCAGCAATTAATGCCACAGTCAGTCGCGGTTCCTGCGATTACGACCATGGGTTATCTGGGCGTGCTGGCCGGGCCCGCGCTGATTGGTTACGTCGCGCATCTGAGCTCATTAACCAATGCCTTTATTTTTATCACCGTCCTGATGCTTTTCGTAGCCGGTATGTCCCGCACGGTAGCGCCGCACAGGTAATTCGCGGCGCCAGAGAGCAAGCTTATACTCCGGACTTCAGCCCTGATAAACTGGCGCTTCCGGGGAGGTATTCGACTCGCAACCGGTCCATGGTTTCCAACAGAGGCGCGTTTATGTTACCTGACTGCAATAAAGCCATCGTTCTGCTGCATGAGATCTACGGCCTTAACGCGCATATTCAGCGAACCGCTGACCGGTGGAAAACCCGCGGCTTCGATGTTTATACCCCGGCGCTCTTCCCTCACGCGGCGCCTTTTGCTTATCATCAGCAGGACAAAGCCTATCGCCACTTTTGCGATAAGGTCGGATTTGATCCCACCGCGATCGTCTCCCTGCTGGCTGAGCTGAGAGCAAAATATGCCACGGTATTGATCATCGGCTACAGTACGGGCGCAACGTTAGCCTGGCTGGCCGCCAGAAGCGGGCTCTGCGACGGCGTGATTTGCCATTATGGTTCGCGGATCCGTCAATACAGCAACATAGCGCCGCCCTGCCTGACGCTGGTGATTCTCGCCAGCGATGAGCCCGCATTCGATCCCCGCGCTCTGCAAGATGAACTGAAAAAACAACCGACCGTGATCTGCCGCATGTTTCATGCGCGGCACGGTTTTTGCGATGCGGATAGCCAGGCGTGGAACTCCCGACTTGCGCGACAGGTAGCGGAGATCGCGGACCGCTTTATCTCCCTTATTCAGCAGCAACAGGAGGCATAATGGAACAGGCATTTCACTGGATTAACGAACCGGCGACCTGGACTCATCAAGACGACGCGCTCCGCGTGGTAACCGATGCGCAAACCGACTTCTGGCAAGAAACCTGGTACGGTTTTGAGCGTTTCAGCGGGCATATATACGCAACGAATATTGCCGGAGATTTTACCTTTCAGGTTAGAGTACGCGCCGACTTCAGCACTCTCTACGATCAGGCGGGTATCATGCTGATGCAGGATGCCCGCCATTGGCTCAAGGCCGGTATTGAATATAACGACGGAGCGCCCGCCATCGGCAGCGTCTTGACGCTGGAGAAATCAGACTGGGCGACCGGTATTTTTCCGGGTGACGCCGGTGAGTTCTGGCTGCGGCTGACCCGCCGTGGAGACGCGCTGCGGCTGCAGTACTCTTCAGATGGTCGCCAATGGCCGCTGCTGCGGCTGTGCCCCTTTCCACTTGGCGCAGTGAAAGTAGGAGTCATGTGCTGTACGCCGCAGCGCAGCGGTCTGCAGGTCAATTTTCACGATATGTCTCTGCTGCCGCCGAACGATAAAGATCTGCATGACCTGAGCTAAGATCTCGGGAGGCGCTCTCCTCCCGAGCTTTACCATTACTGGAATGTCATGGTCATTGAGTCAAAATCAATTGTCCATTTATAGTGTCTGAGAAACTGATGGCTGAGAAAACCGTCGAGGATCATTCCTGACTCCGTGTGGTAAAGCGCTTCAGGTAAAACGCCAAATAAACCGATTAACGCCGTCTGCTTCAACGCCCCCAGAGCCACGCTGTCAATACGCAAGCGGGTTATCGCAAATCCACCGCCGCCCAGCCCTCCTTTGCTGTTTTCCGGTGTAAAAGCGTCCCGTTCGTCGCGTTTGATTCCGGCATAATCCAGGGCTCCCTGTTGCAGGAGGATGGACGCTTCAGCATCATCCAGGCCGGAGTCGAGAAAAAAGGTCATGCCCTCTTTGCCGTTAACCGCCCCCTGAACAATCATGAAATGGGTACCATCGAGAATAAACGGAATTTCAGCGGCTGCGGCCTTAGCTGTACTGACCGCGTCTCCTCTGGGTTTCAGTATCAGCTGTCTTCCCGGATAGTCCAGGGTCGTGAGAAACTGATGGAAAACGCCGGTCGATAAAATGCCATCAACCTCAATGGTCTTGCCGGTTTTTTCATCGGTAAAAACCCACTCTGGAGGAAACTCCACTAAATCAATCGGTACGTCATGCAGCGTCACGGCAGCCAAATCCAGGCGCGCCAGCCGCGAATAGGTTGTCTCAGCCGTTTTCCCTCCGGCATAAATGCCGGTATAGCTGGCAACGGGCTTAATTCCCATTTGTTTAGCGGTCGCAGATTTCAGGACCAGAAGATCGGCCCCGGTATCAATAAAAACGTTAATAGGCTTTCCGTTTACGCTTACGGAAACAACCGGCAGATTATTCATCGCAATAAACGGCAGTACTGATTTATTCTCTCGCCATTGTGGTCGATAGGGTTGGCTATCGCCAAAATCGTTCATCAGGGCAAGCAGCGCTTGTTCGTTTTCGGAAAATTGCTGTAATTCCTCATCGCTGTTAAATAACGTTTTAGCTTTAGAAAACTGTCCCGTCTGATAATAGACATACAGTAGCCCGGCACGGCTTTTCTGATAATAGAAAGAATCGCGATTAACGCTGGCGTAATATTTTTCGGCCCTGGCATATTGTCCACGTAAATAGTGGATAAGCCCCAAAGACCAGGATGAGCGCTCCTGCCAGGCGGGAACCGTGAGGAGCGGTAGCAGACTGTTTTCCGCCGCCGTCAGGTTTCCGCTCATGAGTTCATCCTGAGCCAGCTCCCAGCGTAGAGCGTGGTTCTGCGGCTCCTCAGTCAGACGAGCCTGTTTTTCGGCAATGATCTGAGCATAATCCCCACGATGCAATACAGCGCTTTTCTCCGGTTCTGGCGGATGAAAAACCTGAGACCCGGAGGCGGCTACTGTGGCAAATGTACAAACCACCAGCAGAATAAAAACAGATGACCCTCGTAATTTTATAAACACTTTACTCCTCCGGACAACAAATAATAGAATCGAAAATTGTGGTATCAAAACGGCAATGTTTATTTAAAATGTATGATTAACTGAGGTGTTTATTTTTTCAGGCGAGTGAAACCACTGGCTGTGAAATACCAGGATGCCGATTAGCACCCAGTGAAAAAATAATGGCCAGAAATGC is a window from the Klebsiella oxytoca genome containing:
- the trpB gene encoding tryptophan synthase subunit beta, which translates into the protein MSTLLNPYFGEFGGTYVPEVLIPALRQLEEAFVSARKDPTFQAELTQLLKNYAGRPTALTKCRNLTQGTRTTLYLKREDLLHGGAHKTNQVLGQALLAKRMGKSEIIAETGAGQHGVASALASALLGLKCRIYMGAKDIERQSPNVFRMRLMGAEVIPVHSGSSTLKDASNEALRDWSGSYETSHFMLGTAAGPHPFPTIVREFQRIIGEETRAQIQEQEGRMPDAVIACVGGGSNAIGMFADFIDIPEVGLIGVEPAGHGIETGEHGAPLKHGRTGIYFGMKTPLMQTDDGQIKESCSISAGLDFPAVGPQHAYLNSIGRADYVSATDEEALAAFKTLSRAEGIIPALESSHALAHALRMMRENPEKEQLLVVNLSGRGDKDIFTVHDILQARGEI
- the trpA gene encoding tryptophan synthase subunit alpha; its protein translation is MERYTELFSQLKNRGEGAFVPFVMLGDPHPELSLQIIDALIAGGADALELGIPFSDPLADGPTIQNSTLRAFSSGVTPDRCFDMLAAIREKYPTIPIGLLMYANLVYNRGIDTFYADCARVGVDSLLVADVPFQESAPFREAAMRHHIAPIFICPPNADDALLRQIAAHGRGYTYLLSRAGVTGAENRGALPLHHLVAKLNEYQAPPALQGFGISTVQQVEDALKAGAIGVICGSAVVKIIEQHVNDPQVMLEQLKAFAQRLKAATLRPV
- a CDS encoding prolyl-tRNA synthetase associated domain-containing protein, producing MEKHVVNQQELFNLFNELDIDYRYIEHPAMHSVRDKAHHAVSLPAQLLKNMLLKNSSGRHFYLYILDGEKRADLKALASEIGESRLSLATAGELKLLMSLQPGEVTPFALLNDTEQKIQVLLDISVDEQKLLGFHPLINTATVCISPADLQQFLRYSRHLSRRVGDIAGN
- a CDS encoding VOC family protein, coding for MFDHTGITVTDFERSQIFYVATLAALGIGASKSPPGERLGFGNLSKTGLELAAETFWITAGIPYVPRTHIAFRARSQAEVEAFHQAALQSGGRDNGLPGLRPQYGDGYYAAYVLDPDGYNIEAVYRY
- a CDS encoding MFS transporter; protein product: MHEPASDASQPLATRIAFFISGFATATWAVLVPFAKNNTAVNDAMLGTLLLCLGMGALIAMPLTGILTSRYGCRRVIVSSVAIVIISLPLLASINDAWLLSIALLIFGVGIGVTDCAMNIQAIIVERQASRPLMSGFHGMYSVGGIAGAGVMTLFLTFGLSAFIATLLVVLIVAGLMLISIKGLLPWANPSSGPALAMPRGIVLLIGIICFAVFLAEGTVLDWSAVFLTEVREMPENLGGLGFAFFAVAMTAVRLSGDRMMTRMGFIPVVFGGALLAAVGFCLVIFITAWPLSLFGYALVGAGCANIVPAMFSAVGRQQLMPQSVAVPAITTMGYLGVLAGPALIGYVAHLSSLTNAFIFITVLMLFVAGMSRTVAPHR
- a CDS encoding dienelactone hydrolase family protein, coding for MLPDCNKAIVLLHEIYGLNAHIQRTADRWKTRGFDVYTPALFPHAAPFAYHQQDKAYRHFCDKVGFDPTAIVSLLAELRAKYATVLIIGYSTGATLAWLAARSGLCDGVICHYGSRIRQYSNIAPPCLTLVILASDEPAFDPRALQDELKKQPTVICRMFHARHGFCDADSQAWNSRLARQVAEIADRFISLIQQQQEA
- a CDS encoding DUF1349 domain-containing protein; the protein is MEQAFHWINEPATWTHQDDALRVVTDAQTDFWQETWYGFERFSGHIYATNIAGDFTFQVRVRADFSTLYDQAGIMLMQDARHWLKAGIEYNDGAPAIGSVLTLEKSDWATGIFPGDAGEFWLRLTRRGDALRLQYSSDGRQWPLLRLCPFPLGAVKVGVMCCTPQRSGLQVNFHDMSLLPPNDKDLHDLS
- a CDS encoding retropepsin-like aspartic protease; this encodes MFIKLRGSSVFILLVVCTFATVAASGSQVFHPPEPEKSAVLHRGDYAQIIAEKQARLTEEPQNHALRWELAQDELMSGNLTAAENSLLPLLTVPAWQERSSWSLGLIHYLRGQYARAEKYYASVNRDSFYYQKSRAGLLYVYYQTGQFSKAKTLFNSDEELQQFSENEQALLALMNDFGDSQPYRPQWRENKSVLPFIAMNNLPVVSVSVNGKPINVFIDTGADLLVLKSATAKQMGIKPVASYTGIYAGGKTAETTYSRLARLDLAAVTLHDVPIDLVEFPPEWVFTDEKTGKTIEVDGILSTGVFHQFLTTLDYPGRQLILKPRGDAVSTAKAAAAEIPFILDGTHFMIVQGAVNGKEGMTFFLDSGLDDAEASILLQQGALDYAGIKRDERDAFTPENSKGGLGGGGFAITRLRIDSVALGALKQTALIGLFGVLPEALYHTESGMILDGFLSHQFLRHYKWTIDFDSMTMTFQ